One Nitrospina watsonii DNA segment encodes these proteins:
- a CDS encoding F0F1 ATP synthase subunit A, translating into MENPLHHFELHPIIGIHFLGLDLSINKAIIVMWIGIALVFGLFMLVIKGGLRLVPGKMQSVAEMSLEFIQNMVTEFIGKDGKKYFSFIATLFFFILACNLIGLVPGSYTMTSQLAVTGAFAITIFLMTLVIGFVTHGGRFLSILVPPGVPKLMIPFMIPIEVISMLARPISLSVRLFANMTAGHTVLAVLFALTLTAPAWVSWMPFGFTVVINVLEVAIAFIQAYIFTVLTCMYIGDVINLH; encoded by the coding sequence ATGGAAAACCCGCTACACCACTTCGAGCTGCACCCCATCATCGGCATCCACTTTCTGGGGCTGGACCTTTCCATCAACAAGGCGATCATCGTCATGTGGATCGGCATTGCCCTCGTGTTCGGCCTGTTCATGCTGGTGATCAAGGGCGGCCTGCGGCTGGTTCCCGGCAAGATGCAGAGCGTCGCCGAGATGTCGCTGGAATTCATTCAGAACATGGTGACCGAGTTCATCGGCAAGGACGGCAAGAAATACTTTTCCTTCATTGCCACCCTGTTTTTCTTCATTCTGGCCTGCAACCTGATCGGCCTCGTGCCCGGCTCTTACACCATGACGAGCCAGTTGGCCGTGACCGGCGCCTTCGCCATCACCATCTTTTTAATGACGCTGGTCATCGGTTTCGTCACGCACGGCGGACGCTTCCTGAGCATACTGGTGCCTCCTGGCGTGCCCAAACTCATGATCCCGTTCATGATTCCGATCGAAGTCATCAGCATGCTGGCACGGCCGATTTCCCTGTCGGTGCGGCTGTTCGCCAACATGACGGCGGGCCATACGGTGCTTGCGGTGTTGTTCGCGTTGACCCTCACGGCCCCGGCCTGGGTCAGCTGGATGCCTTTCGGCTTCACTGTGGTCATCAACGTATTGGAAGTAGCCATAGCATTTATCCAGGCATATATCTTTACGGTCCTGACGTGCATGTACATCGGGGACGTTATTAATTTGCATTAA
- the atpE gene encoding ATP synthase F0 subunit C: MEAAAAAYLGMGLCAAGFFGAAIGIANIFSTTIETVGRQPNAEGRVAKYCWIGFALVEAVALYALVLAFILMGKA; this comes from the coding sequence ATGGAAGCAGCAGCTGCAGCTTATTTGGGAATGGGCCTGTGTGCCGCCGGGTTTTTCGGTGCGGCGATCGGTATCGCCAATATTTTTTCAACAACCATCGAGACCGTCGGCCGCCAGCCGAATGCCGAAGGCCGTGTGGCCAAGTACTGCTGGATCGGGTTTGCGCTGGTAGAAGCCGTCGCGTTGTACGCGTTGGTCCTTGCCTTCATTCTCATGGGCAAAGCGTGA